The DNA window ACACCGGCATCGCCATCGCTCAGATCGCGGTCACCTGGTTGACCTGTGGTATCGGTGGTATCTGGCCGCTGATCGACGGCATCATGATGCTGGTCGGCAAGGTGCCCGACAGCCTCGGGCGGCCATTGCGCGACTGATCACCGCGTACAGCTGACGACGGGCCCCGTCGCATCCGATGACGATGCGGCGGGGCCATCGCGATTCCGGGCCCATTGTGCGAGGATTCGGCGCACCATGATCGCAATCCTGTCGATCGGTATGTTCCTGGCGTAGCCTGAGCCGGGTTTTTGTGTCGTGTGCGGATGTTGTCGTGGTTCGCACACCGAAGAGAGGGACTTCCGTGCGCCGCAAGCTGTTCGCCGCCGCCATGCTCGCCATCGTCGCCGCCACCGGACTCACCGCGTGCGGCAGCAGCAGCGATCCGAACGTGCTGAAGGTCGGGACGGAAGGCACCTACTCGCCCTACAGCTACCAGGGTTCCGACGGCAAGCTGACCGGCTACGACGTCGAGGTGATCCAAGCGGTCGGGGACAAGATCGGCAAGAAGATCGAGTTCGTGCAGACGCCGTGGGACGCGATCTTCGCGGGTCTCGAGTCCAAGCGCTTCGACTTGGTCGCCAACCAGGTGACCATCAATGACGAGCGCAAGGCCAAATACGCACTGTCGCAGTCGTATACCACCTCCGAGGGGGTGATCGTCACTCGCGCCGACAACAACGGCATCACCTCGCTCGCCGACCTCAAAGGCAAGACCAGCGCACAGTCCGCGACCAGCAACTGGGCCAAGGTCGCCGAGGGCGCGGGTGCGAAAGTCGAGGCGGTGGAGGGCTTCGTGCAGGCCATCCAGCTGCTGAAGACCGGCCGCGTCGACGCCACCGTCAACGACAGCCTCGCCGTGCTCGAGTACGCCAAGAAGAACGGCGATACCAGCGTGAAGGTCGCCGCCAAGACCGGCGAGGTCAGCCACCAGGCATTCGCCGCGCGCAAGGACGATGGCGTGATCGGTCAGATCAACTCCGCCCTCGACGCACTGCGCGCCGACGGCACGCTGGCGAAGATCTCCGAGAAGTACTTCGGCACCGACGTCAGCAAATAGCCGTCGTGGACCCCGCGACCAGGGAACTGATCTGGCACAACCTGTGGCCGATGCTGCAGGCCACGATCGACAAGACCATTCCGCTGACCGCGATCAGCTTCGTCATCGGCTTGGCCATCGCTTTGTTCGTGGCGTTGGCACGGATGTCGCCGACGTGGTTCCTCTCGGGTCCGGCCCGGTTCTACATCTCGATCATTCGCGGCACGCCGCTGCTGGTCCAGCTGTTCATCGTGTTCTACGCGCTGCCGCAGTTCAATATCGTGATCGATCCGTTCCCGGCGGCGGTGATCGCGTTCAGCCTCAATGTCGGCGGCTACGCCGCCGAGGTCGTGCGCGCCGCGATCCTGAGTGTCGCGCACGGCCAGTGGGAGGCGGCCAAGGCACTCGGCATGTCCTACGCGCAGGAACTGCGGCTGATCATCCTGCCGCAGGCCGCCCGCATCGCGGTACCGCCGCTGTCCAACACGCTCATCTCGTTGGTGAAGGACACCTCGCTGGCCTCCACCATCCTGGTGACCGAACTACTGCGCACCGCCCAACTGGCAGCGGCCCCGACCTTCGACTTCTTCGCCCTCTACGGCGTCGCCGCCCTCTACTACTGGGTGATCTGCCTGATCCTCGGCTTCGGTCAGACCCGTCTGGAGACCCGCCTGTCTCGCCACGTCGCGCGCTGAGGTTCCCTCATCCGTGCCTACCTGCCGTAGGTCACGACCCCTTTGTACCTTCTGCTAAGCCTTGGTACATATTTTTCACCTAGCTTTCACCGAGGCCACAGCAGTCTGCGGGTACCAGACGGGACTAGGCTCTACCCGTGATGCGACGGACGAAGATTGTGTGCACTCTCGGCCCAGCGACGGCTACCGAGGAACGTATTCGGGAACTCGTCGAGAGTGGCATGGATGTGGCGCGGCTGAATTTCAGCCATGGCGAACACTCCGACCACGCCGAGAACTACAAGAAGGTGCGGCAGGCCTCCGACCACCTCGGTCGTGCGGTCGGCATCCTTGCCGACCTGCAGGGACCGAAGATCCGGCTCGGCCGCTTCAAAGAGGGCAAGACCGTCTGGGCCAACGGTGACGAGGTCCGTATTACCGTCGACGAGATCGAGGGCACCCACGATCGCGTCTCCACTACCTACAAGGAGCTGGCCAAGGACGCCAAACCGGGCGACCGCCTGCTCATCGACGACGGCAAGGTCGGCGTCACCGTCATCGGGGTCCAGGGCAACGATGTCGTCTGCCGGGTGACCGAGGGCGGACCGGTCAGCAACAACAAGGGCGTATCGCTGCCCGGTATGGACGTTTCCGTGCCTGCCCTGTCCGAGAAGGACATCGAGGACCTCGAATTCGCGCTCAAGTTGGGCGTCGACTTCATCGCGCTGTCCTTTGTGCGTTCGCCCTCGGACGTAGAGCTGGTGCACGACGTGATGGATCGCGTCGGTCGCCGCGTGCCGGTGATCGGCAAACTGGAGAAGCCCGAGGCCATCGATAACCTCGAGGCCATCGTGCTCGCCTTCGACGCGGTCATGGTCGCCCGCGGTGACCTCGGCGTCGAACTGCCGCTCGAGCAGGTGCCGATCGTGCAGAAGCGCGCCATCCAGATGGCCCGTGAGAACGCCAAGCCGGTCATCGTCGCGACCCAGATGCTGGAGTCGATGATCGAGAACTCGCGCCCGACTCGCGCCGAGGCCTCCGATGTGGCCAATGCGGTGCTCGACGGCGCCGATGCGGTGATGCTGTCGGGCGAGACCTCGGTCGGCGCGTACCCGATCGAGACGGTCCGCACCATGGCCCGGATCGTGCATGCGGTGGAGAACGAATCCACCCGGGTGCCACCGCTGACCCACGTGCCGCGCACCAAGCGCGGTGTCATCTCCTACGCCGCCCGCGATATCGGCGAGCGGCTCAATGCCAAGGCGCTGGTCGCCTTCACCCAGTCCGGCGATACGGTTCGCCGCCTGGCTCGTTTGCACACCCCGCTGCCGTTGCTGGCGTTCACTCCCCTTCCGGAGGTGCGCAGCCAGCTGTCGCTCACGTGGGGCACCGAAACCTTCATCGTCCCGACGGTGGACAGCACCGATGCGATGATCCACCAGGTGGATGTAGCACTGCTGTCCATGGAGCGATATCAAAAAGGTGATCTGGTGGTAATCGTGGCAGGCTCGCCGCCCGGTACTGTCGGGTCCACCAATCTGATCCACGTGCACCGTATCGGTGAGGAGGACCATTAATTGTGAGTGCGTCGCTAGGTGGTGCAGTCGGTCTCGGTGAGGCCGCTGCGAGTTCTGATCTGCAGGTGCTGCTCGGGCTGTTGGATTTGGAGCGGGTCGACGAGGACGTCTTCGTCGGCCAGCATCCGGAGAAGGTCTGGAGCCGCACGTTCGGCGGTCAGCTCGTATCGCAGGCGATCATGGCGGCGGGACGGACGGTCGACGGCGACCGTCCGCTACACGTCGTCAACGCGCATTTCGTGCGCGGCGGCGATGTGAAGAAGCCGATCGAGTACCGGGTCGACCGCCACCGCGACGGACGTTCCCTGGCCAACCGCACGGTCACCGCGACCCAGGACGGTCAGGAGCTGTTCGTCATGCTCGCCGCGTTCCAGGATTGGAGCAAGGGACTCGAGCACGCACATCCCCAGCCGGAGGTGCCGGATCCGGAGACGCTGCCGCGGGTCGAGGAGAGCTTCGAAGGCTTGGAGGACAAGCTGCAGATGTTCGTCAAGGCGCCGCACCCCATCGACATGCGCTACACCAACGACCCGGCCTGGATCCTGAAGGGCACGGGGGAGCGGCTCAATCACAACCGCGTGTGGATGCGCACCGACGGCAGGCTGCCCGATGATCCGCTGATTCACGTTGCGGCGCTTGGTTATTCATCCGACACCACAGTGCTGGACTCGATCATCACCACCCACGGCCTGTCCTGGGGCCTGGACCGCATCGTGGCCGCGACGATCAACCACTCGATCTGGTTCCACCGCCCGTTCCGCTTCGACGAGTTCGCGCTCTATGCCACCGAGTCGCCGGTCGCCGCCGGCTCGCGCGGCCTGGCCACCGGCCGATTCTTCTCGCGCGGTGGCGAACTGCTCGCCACCGTGGTCCAGGAAGGCGTCATCCGCCACTTCCCGCCGCGCGCGTGAGTTTCTCCAAGAGAGACAACTGATTTCGTTGGTACCTGGGTAACTCGTCGGGGACGTCCAACACCGACGAGTTGCCCTGCCGCCGGTCCGCGGCGCGAGCCTCGTGGCACTTAGTTGTCGGCCGAAGGTCCGGGAGCGTTATAGCGATTCGCGCTCGGTTTCGAATTCGAATGTGTCTCGGCGCTGCATCCGAATGGTGCGCGGGATCTCCAGATCCGTTGGGTAGCTTGCGGTTTCCAGCATCAGCCGTTTTTCCAGCGCGGCTAGGCTCGGTGCGGTCAGATCGCGCGGTGCACCGACCAGACTGAGCGCGATCTCATAGGTGCGCCGCGCACCCGGGTCCGTGTCGGGATGGTCTACCCGCCACTGGGTTTCGAGCAGGCTGTGTGCCGCGGCGTCGGACTCGACGGGCAGCGTGAAGCGCCATGCGAATACGTCGCGGTCCTGGAGGTGGTCGTCCACCACCGCGCGCACCGAGTCGACGACGCGATCGAGGGTTTCCGGTGTCACATAAACATGGAGCGAAACATCCGAAATTCGTTTCGGCATGTCTGATTCCTGTCGTGTGTCGAACCATCAACGGGCGGAAGTTCTCCGTGAAAGCGGGCGCGTGCGCGCTGGGGCGAGTCTAATCCCTCGCCGTATCAGTTGGACACCGCGCCCTGCGTGTCACCTGATCCGGTGCGCGGCGAGGAAGGCCGCGAGCGGGGCGGGTGCCGCCCCGGGCTGGACGACCAGGCCCGGACGCTCGTCTTCGATGGGCCCGGTCTGCTCGTGCGGCGCCAATGCCAGCAGCAGCGGCACCAATGCCTCGGCGATCCGGTCGCCCACTTCGCAGAACGCGGCCTCCGACAGCCCGACCGGATCGGCGATATTCTCCCGGCCGACCAGCGAAAGGTCATTGCGCGCGCGATGCAGATCGGCGATGGTGTCGGCGCCGGTGACCTTGGCGATGCGATATGCCTCGAGCAGTGTGAAGGTCCGCGGCACCGCCCCGAATCCCATATCCGCCGCCTGATCGCGGATCTGTTCGGTCATCGCGAGTATCAGGTCCGCGCGGTCGATCAGCTCCGGCTTGAGCTTGCGGGCCCGGAAATGAGCGGCGTCCGCGCCCAGCCCTTCGATGGTTTTCGCCGCGAGTGGTTCGATCGGAAAGCCAACCAGCGCACGGGTTCCCGCGCTCTCCGCGGTGAGCCCGGGCAGGTCGAATTCGACCGCTACGGCGCGGGTGAGCCGTTCGGCGATCACCGAACGACACACATTGCCGTTGCAGACGAACAGGACGTGCATGCGCATACGGTAGGACGCCCAGGGGCGAACTAGAAGGCCGATACGAGCGAATCACAGCGCCGCGGACACTTGTTCATCTGCTGGTCAAGTGCCGTACACGAAGTACGCCCCGGTATTCAGAGAGACGCTCGATACGCGTTGCCGTTAGGCAGTCGATCGGTAATCGAGGTCTGGGCGTCCAGCTGAAGGTACCCCTGCGCAATCGATTTCAACCATCACGGTATTGCCACGGTTGGGGATCCGATTGGTCGCGGTTACTCGGACTCGCCACTGTAGTAAGCGGATTCGGCAATCACGGGTGCGACCTTGGCCTCTTCATCGTGCACTCGCCCCCGGGTCGAGAACATCCGCCCGCGCATGGCAACGACGGGCGCGAATCGCGGCAACCCCGAGACCCCCTCCATATCGTCGTACATCGCATCGATCCCGCCGCGCATGAAGTATGCCTCGTGCCAGAAACCCGTCCCGCCGGAGTCGTGCAGAAACTTCTGCCACCAATCCCGGTGCGGGGCAGAGCGTGTCCAGCGTTCCAGCGAATCCAGATCCCGCCAATACTGCCGCGCCCCCCAATGCGGCGGATACAGCGACCAGATCACGTCCTCGTGCAGCAACAGCCCGTCCGGGCGGTCTTTGTGCGACCGATAGAGTTTCGGCCCCAGGCCGAGCAATCGCAGCATGCCGCGGGGCTTGCGCACACGCATCCCGAGATAGATGACGACCAGGTCCGGATACCCGGATAGATCGACGGTCGTCCTGTTCACCCGCATGTCGCAACCCTCCGCAAATAGGGTGTCTACGTGCAACCCTATGCCGGAACTACGACATGGGCGAACCTTCGGTTCGACGAACGCGGACGGCCCATGCTCGCCAAGAGCATGGGCCGCCTACCAGTTGGTGCCGATTGTGGGACTCGAACCCACACGTCCTTTCGGACAACGGTTTTTGAGACCGTCGCGTCTGCCAGTTCCGCCAAATCGGCGCACCGGTGGGAAAGCATAGCGGGTGCGTGCCCGAAACCACGAATGCGCCGGGCCCGAAGTGATGATCGACCGGTTTGCGCAGGGTATATGGGTTGTATGCCGAAGTGAAAGGTAGTCTTTACAGCACTCGACAGCGACGGCGAGTCGATGGACCGGTATCCAGGGGCCATGGCCGCCTTTTCGTGTGTCGGGGATACGGCATCGGAACCAGAGGGGTCTACCTATGAGCAACACAGCAGGGGGCGCCGCCACGAAGCGGGACGCCGGCGCGAAGCGGGTCGTCGTCGCCGAGGACGAGGCGCTCATCCGGATGGATCTGGTGGAGATGCTGACCGAAGAGGGCTATCAGGTTGTCGGTGAGGCGGGTGACGGCCAGCAGGCGGTCGACCTCGCGGTGGAGCATCGGCCGGATCTGGTCATCATGGATGTGAAGATGCCGCGTCGCGACGGGATCGATGCCGCCGCCGAGATCGCGTCGAAACGCGTTGCGCCGGTGGTGATTCTGACCGCG is part of the Nocardia sp. NBC_00565 genome and encodes:
- a CDS encoding amino acid ABC transporter substrate-binding protein, encoding MRRKLFAAAMLAIVAATGLTACGSSSDPNVLKVGTEGTYSPYSYQGSDGKLTGYDVEVIQAVGDKIGKKIEFVQTPWDAIFAGLESKRFDLVANQVTINDERKAKYALSQSYTTSEGVIVTRADNNGITSLADLKGKTSAQSATSNWAKVAEGAGAKVEAVEGFVQAIQLLKTGRVDATVNDSLAVLEYAKKNGDTSVKVAAKTGEVSHQAFAARKDDGVIGQINSALDALRADGTLAKISEKYFGTDVSK
- a CDS encoding amino acid ABC transporter permease, with product MDPATRELIWHNLWPMLQATIDKTIPLTAISFVIGLAIALFVALARMSPTWFLSGPARFYISIIRGTPLLVQLFIVFYALPQFNIVIDPFPAAVIAFSLNVGGYAAEVVRAAILSVAHGQWEAAKALGMSYAQELRLIILPQAARIAVPPLSNTLISLVKDTSLASTILVTELLRTAQLAAAPTFDFFALYGVAALYYWVICLILGFGQTRLETRLSRHVAR
- the pyk gene encoding pyruvate kinase; protein product: MMRRTKIVCTLGPATATEERIRELVESGMDVARLNFSHGEHSDHAENYKKVRQASDHLGRAVGILADLQGPKIRLGRFKEGKTVWANGDEVRITVDEIEGTHDRVSTTYKELAKDAKPGDRLLIDDGKVGVTVIGVQGNDVVCRVTEGGPVSNNKGVSLPGMDVSVPALSEKDIEDLEFALKLGVDFIALSFVRSPSDVELVHDVMDRVGRRVPVIGKLEKPEAIDNLEAIVLAFDAVMVARGDLGVELPLEQVPIVQKRAIQMARENAKPVIVATQMLESMIENSRPTRAEASDVANAVLDGADAVMLSGETSVGAYPIETVRTMARIVHAVENESTRVPPLTHVPRTKRGVISYAARDIGERLNAKALVAFTQSGDTVRRLARLHTPLPLLAFTPLPEVRSQLSLTWGTETFIVPTVDSTDAMIHQVDVALLSMERYQKGDLVVIVAGSPPGTVGSTNLIHVHRIGEEDH
- a CDS encoding acyl-CoA thioesterase; this encodes MSASLGGAVGLGEAAASSDLQVLLGLLDLERVDEDVFVGQHPEKVWSRTFGGQLVSQAIMAAGRTVDGDRPLHVVNAHFVRGGDVKKPIEYRVDRHRDGRSLANRTVTATQDGQELFVMLAAFQDWSKGLEHAHPQPEVPDPETLPRVEESFEGLEDKLQMFVKAPHPIDMRYTNDPAWILKGTGERLNHNRVWMRTDGRLPDDPLIHVAALGYSSDTTVLDSIITTHGLSWGLDRIVAATINHSIWFHRPFRFDEFALYATESPVAAGSRGLATGRFFSRGGELLATVVQEGVIRHFPPRA
- a CDS encoding arsenate reductase/protein-tyrosine-phosphatase family protein yields the protein MHVLFVCNGNVCRSVIAERLTRAVAVEFDLPGLTAESAGTRALVGFPIEPLAAKTIEGLGADAAHFRARKLKPELIDRADLILAMTEQIRDQAADMGFGAVPRTFTLLEAYRIAKVTGADTIADLHRARNDLSLVGRENIADPVGLSEAAFCEVGDRIAEALVPLLLALAPHEQTGPIEDERPGLVVQPGAAPAPLAAFLAAHRIR
- a CDS encoding monooxygenase family protein produces the protein MRVNRTTVDLSGYPDLVVIYLGMRVRKPRGMLRLLGLGPKLYRSHKDRPDGLLLHEDVIWSLYPPHWGARQYWRDLDSLERWTRSAPHRDWWQKFLHDSGGTGFWHEAYFMRGGIDAMYDDMEGVSGLPRFAPVVAMRGRMFSTRGRVHDEEAKVAPVIAESAYYSGESE